In a genomic window of Gadus chalcogrammus isolate NIFS_2021 chromosome 17, NIFS_Gcha_1.0, whole genome shotgun sequence:
- the LOC130369896 gene encoding up-regulator of cell proliferation-like has protein sequence MNMFVCFQSFTEAIPPGNVQVSHVSSSTVSLTWEPPAGEVGGYVVTCFYDSETHGEQTTDSDSVTFSDLKPGLKYDFQIKTQLKSGGLSQPALISAHTEAFPPGNVQVSHVSSSTVSLTWETPGGEVEGYVVTCYCDSETHGEQTTDSDSVTFSDLKPGLKYDFQIKTQLKSGGLSQPASTSAHTEAVPPGKVQVSHVSSSTVSLTWETPGGEVEGYVVTCFYDSETHGEQTTDSDSVTFSDLKPGLKYDFQIKTQLKSGGLSQPALISAHTEAIPPGNVQISHVSSSTVSLTWLTLAGEVEGYVVTCFCGSETHGEQTTDSDSVTFSDLKPGLKYDFQIKTQLKSGGLSQPASTSAHTETELECFLEKLGLTEKYKEKLSLSRVLQIDKKAVTEEAAKCLSDLPWCFLKRLMMVNVTARNVKCSAGSDSEQDLPHGNADLHLYTMLGHGKSGKALNPLDIITALFLCSNGLLQQEMAVKMSMCQFGLPLLLPDCDTQKQTLMLWALRGIVKKYRPQALSDTKSFIEKSIVVPELPMVSFVRLGKCSLSKSEILNTLLSNPQQYHNTFVHHNMECGNVPRQIADGLVETSWYLPCGNKNIDIFNEPVAVANLRGDISLCELQYSFLCKTSAAVFVFLDNFDSQIKLLKKQHETEIFLIVNVDSKNFNHDRCIKVLEELRLPQTNIITKTDKVNNADFAKTLQNVVTNVVKKMEKKKSIVQMADIAIELGIMVDEKASDCQTAEGNAEAITSKIKNTAQYKEKELPRQGSLWKELTNLEREECRLTNAGDEDIEKYKCSLNQQKIQLRRQQRDLANSKDMISFIDALSCPAVEQAYFLKWMQIKLDNLSREHLSHLREQYKLKSKNSSKEELKIIDQQLSNSSLGIENYFREMCQIYESTVTLPESDLFRQQFMHLPKLCAQLLIDGFPLELVEGEASSIPLAWVKDIFSELRRMVDPESKIRVVTVLGIQSTGKSTLLNTMFGVQFAVSSGRCTRGAFMLLIRVNKEYSKEMNCDFLIIIDTEGLKSLELAQLEDSYEHDNELATIVVGLSDITIVNIAMENMTDMKDILQIVVHAFLRMKEVGKKTKCQFVHQNVSDVSAHDNTLRDRTLLLQQLNEMTQAAAKVEKKEENKSFRDVMEYDPDTGNGYIPGLWHGNPPMAPVNSGYSEAVYELKTNIIQMLKDCESPAYSMDEFLKWTTSLWNAIKHENFIFSFRNSLVADAYMKICTEFNKWEWEFKRHMYLLESSAKTQISNFGTAAGKLRHPTSENLSWN, from the exons AtgaatatgtttgtttgttttcaatcTTTTACAGAGGCCATTCCTCCAGGAAACGTCCAAGTTTCCCATGTCAGCAGTAGTACGGTGTCCCTTACATGGGAACCACCTGCTGGTGAGGTGGGGGGCTATGTTGTGACCTGTTTCTATGATTCAGAGACACACGGAGAGCAGACAACAGATTCAGACAGTGTGACATTCTCCGATCTGAAGCCAGGGCTCAAGTATGACTTCCAAATTAAAACCCAGCTGAAAAGCGGAGGACTCAGCCAGCCTGCCTTGATATCTGCCCACACAG AGGCCTTTCCTCCAGGAAATGTCCAAGTTTCCCATGTCAGCAGTAGTACGGTGTCTCTTACCTGGGAAACACCTGGTGGTGAGGTGGAGGGTTATGTTGTGACCTGTTACTGTGATTCAGAGACACACGGAGAGCAGACAACAGATTCAGACAGTGTGACATTCTCCGATCTGAAGCCAGGGCTCAAGTATGACTTCCAAATTAAAACCCAGCTGAAAAGCGGAGGACTCAGCCAGCCTGCCTCGACATCTGCCCACACAG AGGCCGTTCCTCCAGGGAAAGTCCAAGTTTCCCATGTCAGCAGTAGTACGGTGTCTCTTACCTGGGAAACACCTGGTGGTGAGGTGGAGGGTTATGTTGTGACCTGTTTCTATGATTCAGAGACACACGGAGAGCAGACAACAGATTCAGACAGTGTGACATTCTCCGATCTGAAGCCAGGGCTCAAGTATGACTTCCAAATTAAAACACAGCTGAAAAGCGGAGGACTCAGCCAGCCTGCCTTGATATCTGCCCACACAG AGGCCATTCCTCCAGGAAATGTCCAAATTTCCCATGTCAGCAGTAGTACGGTGTCTCTAACATGGTTAACACTTGCTGGTGAGGTGGAGGGTTATGTTGTGACCTGTTTCTGTGGTTCAGAGACACACGGAGAGCAGACAACAGATTCAGACAGTGTGACATTCTCCGATCTGAAGCCAGGGCTCAAGTATGACTTCCAAATTAAAACACAGCTGAAAAGCGGAGGACTCAGCCAGCCTGCCTCGACATCTGCCCACACAG AAACTGAACTGGAGTGTTTTCTAGAAAAGCTTGGCTTAACAGAGAAATACAAGGAGAAGCTCTCACTGAGCAGAGTGCTACAGATTGACAAGAAGGCCGTCACAGAGGAAGCAGCTAAATGTCTTTCAGATCTCCCATGGTGCTTTCTCAAGAGGTTAATGATGGTCAATGTGACTGCTAGGAATGTGAAGTGTTCTGCAGGCAGTGATTCAGAGCAGGATCTTCCTCATGGCAATGCTGATTTACATCTTTACACCATGTTGGGCCATGGAAAGTCAGGGAAAGCGCTGAACCCATTAGACATAATCACTGCTCTCTTTTTGTGCTCAAATGGCCTCCTTCAGCAGGAAATGGCAGTAAAAATGTCCATGTGTCAGTTTGGGTTGCCTCTACTGCTTCCTGATTGTGACACGCAGAAGCAAACGCTCATGCTTTGGGCTTTGAGAGGAATTGTTAAAAAGTACAGACCTCAGGCACTCTCGGACACCAAAAGCTTTATTGAAAAATCAATTGTTGTCCCTGAACTTCCAATGGTGTCCTTTGTGAGACTGGGTAAATGTTCATTATCGAAGTCAGAGATTCTGAATACACTATTGAGCAATCCCCAACAGTACCACAACACTTTTGTTCACCATAACATGGAATGTGGTAATGTTCCAAGGCAAATTGCAGATGGACTGGTGGAAACTAGTTGGTATCTTCCCTGTGGTAACAAAAACATTGATATCTTCAATGAACCAGTAGCTGTAGCTAATCTCCGAGGGGATATTTCTCTCTGTGAATTGCAATATTCATTTTTATGCAAAACGTCTGCTGCAGTTTTTGTGTTTCTTGACAATTTTGACAGCCAAATCAAACTACTCAAAAAACAACACGAAACTGAGATTTTCTTGATAGTCAATGTAGATAGCAAGAATTTCAACCACGACAGGTGCATAAAAGTACTAGAAGAATTAAGATTGCCACAGACCAACATCATTACCAAGACAGATAAAGTCAACAACGCTGACTTTGCCAAAACCCTCCAAAATGTTGTAACAAATGTTGTAAAaaaaatggagaaaaaaaaaagcatagtgCAAATGGCTGACATTGCTATTGAGCTTGGAATAATGGTGGATGAGAAAGCCTCAGACTGTCAGACGGCTGAGGGAAATGCAGAAGCTATCAcctcaaaaataaaaaacactgcACAGTACAAAGAGAAAGAACTTCCTCGGCAGGGCTCACTATGGAAAGAACTGACCAATTTagagagggaggaatgtagGCTTACAAATGCTGGGGATGAAGACATAGAAAAGTACAAATGTAGCCTAAACCAACAGAAAATACAACTCCGGAGACAGCAGAGAGATTTGGCCAATTCAAAGGATATGATCAGCTTCATCGATGCACTCTCATGTCCAGCTGTTGAACAGGCATATTTTTTAAAATGGATGCAAATTAAACTTGACAACTTGTCCCGAGAACATTTATCACACCTCAGGGAGCAGTATAAACTCAAAAGTAAGAATTCGAGCAAAGAAGAACTTAAAATCATTGATCAACAACTTTCCAACAGCTCTTTAGGCATTGAGAACTACTTTCGAGAAATGTGTCAAATCTATGAATCGACAGTCACCCTTCCAGAATCTGATTTGTTTCGTCAACAATTCATGCATCTCCCCAAGTTGTGTGCCCAATTACTCATTGATGGATTTCCACTGGAGCTTGTTGAAGGAGAAGCATCAAGCATTCCTTTGGCATGGGTGAAGGACATATTTTCTGAGCTGAGAAGAATGGTAGATCCTGAAAGCAAGATAAGAGTTGTGACAGTTCTTGGGATTCAGAGCACAGGAAAGTCCACTCTTCTGAACACCATGTTTGGAGTGCAGTTTGCAGTCAGCAGCGGCCGATGTACTAGAGGGGCTTTCATGTTGCTCATCAGAGTGAACAAAGAGTACTCAAAAGAAATGAACTGTGATTTTTTGATCATTATTGACACGGAAGGCCTGAAATCGCTAGAGCTAGCACAATTAGAGGATAGCTATGAGCATGACAATGAGCTTGCAACTATTGTTGTGGGGTTAAGTGACATCACAATAGTAAATATTGCAATGGAGAACATGACAGACATGAAAGACATCCTACAAATTGTAGTACATGCCTTTCTCAGGATGAAAGAAGTCGGCAAAAAAACTAAATGTCAGTTTGTTCATCAGAACGTATCGGATGTATCAGCCCATGACAATACCCTAAGGGACAGAACCCTGCTGTTACAGCAGTTGAACGAGATGACACAGGCAGCTGCCAAAGTTGAgaaaaaagaggaaaacaaaAGCTTCCGTGATGTAATGGAATATGATCCAGACACTGGCAACGGGTACATTCCTGGACTATGGCATGGAAACCCACCAATGGCTCCAGTCAATTCAGGTTACAGTGAAGCAGTTTATGAACTGAAAACAAACATTATCCAAATGTTGAAAGATTGCGAGTCACCTGCTTACAGCATGGATGAATTTCTGAAGTGGACAACAAGCCTATGGAATGCCATAAAACATGAAAATTTCATTTTCAGCTTTAGAAATAGCCTGGTGGCTGATGCTTACATGAAAATATGCACAGAATTCAACAAATGGGAATGGGAATTCAAAAGGCACATGTACTTATTGGAATCAAGTGCAAAAACACAGATTTCAAATTTTGGAACAGCTGCTGGCAAATTGAGGCATCCAACATCAGAGAACTTGTCATGGAATTGA